The DNA region GAAATAGCCTTGCAAATCTTTCATGGCAATACTCATTGCCTAAACAAATATCCTTTTCTGGTTTTATACCAGGCTTCATGGGCTTGCTGCTTACTCTTGTCATTCTATTTCAGACTGCAAGAAGTTCAAGGATAGTGTGGAAGAGATTGCTGAGCAGCAAGGAAAGAATGATGAAAAAGAAAGTGAGGAGGCTTCCTCTGCTGCTGAATTGGTAGAGAAGTTAACAGTGACAGAGGCCAAAAAGGAGGAAGCTGCGGATAAAGAGGAAGCTCCTGCAGCAGATGATAAGAAGGATGTCAAAGAGTGAGGGCACCTGCTTTCGCCTTTGGTGGGCATTTGTATACTGAAACAAGTGTCAAACGAGTGTCATTCCATTCATTTTGTTGTCAGGGTTCATCTTCCCTTCACAAATTTTCATTTGTGTTTTCCTCGGGATGAATGTTTGTGTTAGGTGGAATCTGAGTTGTCTGTCATCTACTTGGCATTCGTGGTCGATACTGTTATTGGAGTCTCCTGTTTATCTGGGATGGAGTGGCTGGGGTCAGCATGTTTGTACAATTATTTGGAGTTGCTTTTGGAATGGACGTGGTTTGAGTTGTCCAAAGTCTGTCTTTTCCCTTCACCTATCTGCTTCATTTGCTGTTCTCAATTATGAGATGCTTTAAGTTAGAAAATAATATGAGATGCTATACTTTGGTTATGCATCGTTTGTAACTTTGTATGCATCTTTAATTCTTTATCGCCGGCCTGCGGCTTCGCTTTTCTTTAGTTGTCGCGTGTGCTGCTGGACGAATTTATTCTTGTTAATAGACACGTGAACAGAATGAGTGATTACTCTGTACGATATTGCAATACCCGTGGATCAATCTCCACCTGCTATCTGGAGATACGGTGGATTACATTGTCATGGTAGGTCGTGGCATGAATATGATGTCCCAATGATCTGCAGTAAAGAACTACCCCGCCCACGGGACGTGTATCGTCCTCGTTGCGGGAACGTACATTCACATGGCAGGGCATGACCCCCTGCTGATTTGCCATAAAAAACCGACGCTGTAATCTCCCAGATCCCTGGCATGCGTATCTTCCATGTTGCCGGAACGCCCGATGTACCCCATGGATCCCCGCGTACCTGCGCTCGCGGCCGTGGTACCGGCAAACCGCCATGAAAGCTCCCTCTTGTCCGGAGACAAGCGAGATTGGTTGTTTGGTGCACCGCGGATAGGGATTTAAATTATATATATTTTAAGTTATTGGATCGATTTAGAATAGCATTCTATTGTAAATAATTTGAAAGAAAAAATAAATTAAATAGTATGCCATCATAATATGTTATTAAATACTATTGGATAGCCCCCTAACCGCGGATGTGCGATCCCCTCCGTGGCTCTTCATGAGATTGGTGCCGCCACTGACAGCGGTGGTTGCCCGCGGCCCGCGGCCCTCTCAGGACGGGGGCGAGATTGAGAATGGCACGGGCCAACGGCGATGCCGATGCTTTCCTTGCCTGCCGCTATCCCGCTGCTTCGGCAACGGAATTTGGCGATTCACGTACATGGGGTACGGACGGGCCCGATCTGAAGAAAATTTTGGCGATTCACGTACTAACGGGCCTCTCTCTGAAACCGGAACAAAATCTTTGCGCTGCAGAGATTTCAGGGGATCGCGCGCTGCTCTGTTTCCGTTGCTCTGCTGCTGCGTGGAACTCTACTCTCCCAGTCAGCAAGTGTGGCTGCCCAGGCAGTTATGGGAAGCGCCGAACGCGTGAATGATATAAGTTACTAACGGTAACGGTAGCGCAGCGGGATTTCTGTCTGCCATCTTGCCATTTCAGATCCAAGGCCACCGTATTTCCTCAGAGGAGCTGAACCCATCGTTCTCCCGTTCTGCAGATCCATGCCTACCTGTCATTCCCGGCCTGGTATCAACCTATCAGGCCACTGTGGATTGAATTTTCTGATTAAGCATGCTGTTTCCGTCTTCAGTCTTCTTTTCGCCCTCCAGAGAATCATTAGCCAACCCGGAGCCAGGTACTAAGCGAAGCATCTCTGCAAAAGGAAACCTGCCAAGTTTGCGGGAGGTGAGAGCATCAACACGCTGCCGATGCCCGATGAGAAGGGGCACGAGAGggagagcagcagcagccggccgcgcgccgcgccgatCAACTAATCCTTGGCCGACCTATTCCCCGATCGGCAGCGATTGCGGTCAGAATCAGCGAAGAACGCGTACGAAACGGCACACGAAACTCATTGGCTGCTCGATTGGACAGAAATTTGGATCGAATTGAATCGGCGAGGGGGACAACAGTACATGGTACCAGCACGGGTACAACGGCCAACGGCGGCCAGCCGAATCCTACTACCCCGAACCCGCATTTATGTCGACAACGGTGACTGCGACAGCCAGGACGGCCGCGGCCGCAGcgaagcccgccgccgccactgccgaCGAGCACGACGTCATGATCgcggccggtggcggcggcggcggagcttggcgCTGCGGGCCTACCAGCGTTGCCATTTCCCGCGCTGCCTTCTGATGCTGACGACGGCGCGGTTCTTGGCGCCTCGGAGCTGGGAGGTGGGGCCCAGGTGTCGGCCGCACGGGTGGGCCCGGCGCCCCACCCCGTCTCCTCCCAATCCCAGCTCGCGCGCGGCCAGTTTGAGGCGGCCAATTCGGCGACCCGCCCCTTGGCGCGCGCCATGACCTCGTGCTCGCTCTCGGGCTCCGCGTCGTCCAGCGCCTCGGAGTCCGAATCCGAGGGGGGCCAGTCGAGGACCGCGCGAGGCGACGGGGACGGGGATGGGAACGGCTCCGGCTCGGTGGCGCCGTCTTGAGCGTCCGCGGAGAGGAACGGGTGGCGCAGCAGCtgctcgcaggtccaccgctgGCCGGCGTCGCGGCGGAGGCACTTGTCGAGGAAGTCCCGGCACGCGTCGGACAGGCACGCGGGGATCGCGGGGCGCTTCCCGCCGAACCCGACGAGGAGCAGCAGCTCGCCGACCTCGCaggcgccgccgagctccgaCCAGGGGCGCGCCCCCGTGAGCAGCTCCAGCGCCGTGCAGCCCAGGGACCAGACGTCGGAAGCCGGcatcgccgcgccgccgcgcgccaccTCGGGCGCCATCCACGCGGGCGTCCCGCGCGGGCCGCGCGGCGCCGCCTCGGACACCAGCCTCGCCGCGCCGAAATCAGCAAGCTTCGCGCCGTACCCGCTGGCGTCGCCGCAGCCGAGGAGCA from Panicum hallii strain FIL2 chromosome 9, PHallii_v3.1, whole genome shotgun sequence includes:
- the LOC112873339 gene encoding mitogen-activated protein kinase kinase kinase 17-like — translated: MDTEWLRGKCIGRGAFGAVHLAVDTATGRAFAVKSVDAATAPAAAAALACLEGEIRILRRLRSPYVVAYLGDGGAGAARDLRMELVPGGTAAEAAARRGGLGERGARGVLRRVAAALRYLHGEAGVVHGDVKGRNVLLGCGDASGYGAKLADFGAARLVSEAAPRGPRGTPAWMAPEVARGGAAMPASDVWSLGCTALELLTGARPWSELGGACEVGELLLLVGFGGKRPAIPACLSDACRDFLDKCLRRDAGQRWTCEQLLRHPFLSADAQDGATEPEPFPSPSPSPRAVLDWPPSDSDSEALDDAEPESEHEVMARAKGRVAELAASNWPRASWDWEETGWGAGPTRAADTWAPPPSSEAPRTAPSSASEGSAGNGNAGRPAAPSSAAAATGRDHDVVLVGSGGGGLRCGRGRPGCRSHRCRHKCGFGVVGFGWPPLAVVPVLVPCTVVPLADSIRSKFLSNRAANEFRVPFQMLRLVPGSGLANDSLEGEKKTEDGNSMLNQKIQSTVA